The following proteins are co-located in the Pochonia chlamydosporia 170 chromosome 6, whole genome shotgun sequence genome:
- a CDS encoding 4-coumarate:coenzyme A ligase (similar to Metarhizium robertsii ARSEF 23 XP_007823035.1): MPHRIPKLPGAKRSEVLCMGAAGVGVLTPLYLVMPGAEERLARQTAKWAPRWERNISYFTPPVERAVQRIEPPISRAVQRVDNRLPLEKMAKKVDSSIRNGISRFGGPKP, from the coding sequence ATGCCTCATCGCATCCCAAAATTACCCGGAGCCAAGCGTTCCGAGGTGCTTTGCAtgggtgctgctggtgtcgGTGTCCTCACACCTCTCTATCTCGTCATGCCTGGCGCCGAAGAAAGACTAGCACGCCAAACAGCCAAGTGGGCACCCAGATGGGAGCGCAACATCTCCTACTTTACTCCGCCTGTTGAACGCGCAGTACAGCGCATTGAGCCTCCCATTTCAAGAGCTGTCCAGCGAGTGGATAACCGTCTGCCTCTCgagaaaatggccaagaaggtcgATTCGAGCATTCGAAACGGCATTTCTAGATTTGGTGGACCAAAGCCATAG
- a CDS encoding wings apart-like protein regulation of heterochromatin domain-containing protein, whose protein sequence is MASRHGPSAPSNIGPQRMATYGASSRKRPSAVAKAHDAEPDQSRSNLSQIYDYPSSPENSYQPLKHRDSSLKVPKKKATASLSKVNPASTTVDAARLPASKNGMARKRDFAFAFAADHGRKAKRDESSSQKHDDRDAASAVVQQRPKIDPVSNPSRAPKPSTDSVAVGSRDLTSMSAKQVKRTIAHSSRRPRLIDALAAQKVSLSSYDDDDDDDGRGPEIPPRGDLKRGLSSRDFYSEDTDLGIRTPDRRGTTTPANRKVRFTYSQSRSIASESQTPDVFDSPSRAPEDDLDPLLAEPRAVSSPQADAFAPDESDDEDNTQPAIKSVHELRRAGANNRFADEMDDLIARIGAPGPSSSTMRRNALCELVQKLQRKEFLRQFRDHASRDMVARDIGKEEDIICGFALVSALLSFLTSGPAPNLLRQLAHDGVGRLLSLLLRRDEDIALVASQKKMNLSRTSRSSVEGVKAILRGLPMWHGYQPVDVSPRTAALQLMALLSRCADAALLDQILSDSQRDIISVASWASDQGSFTEVDYALTVFMLETLSSAGVASRLNSDGGHPRRIARLLSAALQRWPSGRSELDSAILKLAINTTNTESEAAAFDDSQLSTGLANRVCHLFANVHGAIAAGKLNGETYDELLLMLGVMINIMEHCTPARRAVNEDTMHNLMKLWQDNQETVGEADSVDKSKLSVAVGYLSVLLGYMCLAGQAREQLEQLVGARALPDLRAAIQQFAGMYRAVDNKAHTMDILVQELRRMP, encoded by the exons ATGGCTTCACGACATGGGCCCAGCGCCCCAAGCAACATAGGCCCCCAGAGAATGGCCACGTATGGAGCGTCATCTCGAAAAAGACCATCGGCGGTCGCGAAGGCTCACGATGCGGAACCCGACCAATCGAGGTCAAACTTATCGCAAATATACGACTACCCTTCGTCGCCTGAGAATTCCTATCAACCGCTTAAACACCGAGATTCGTCGCTCAAAGTCCCGAAAAAGAAGGCGACTGCCTCACTTTCGAAAGTAAACCCTGCCTCTACAACAGTCGACGCAGCGCGGCTCCCAGCTTCCAAAAATGGAATGGCACGAAAGAGAGATTTTGCATTCGCCTTTGCGGCCGATCATGGTCGAAAGGCCAAACGAGACGAATCCTCCAGTCAAAAGCATGATGACAGAGACGCGGCGAGTGCCGTGGTCCAACAGAGGCCCAAGATTGATCCCGTCAGCAATCCTTCTCGTGCCCCGAAGCCATCTACGGACAGTGTTGCCGTCGGATCTAGGGATTTGACTTCTATGAGCGCGAAGCAGGTCAAACGCACAATTGCACATTCTTCGCGTCGCCCGCGCTTGATCGATGCTCTTGCTGCACAGAAGGTGTCTCTATCTTCatacgatgatgatgatgacgacgacgggaGAGGACCAGAAATACCGCCAAGAGGTGATCTGAAACGAGGTTTAAGTAGTCGAGATTTCTACTCTGAAGACACAGATCTGGGTATCCGTACTCCAGATCGCCGAGGGACGACGACACCAGCGAATCGTAAGGTTAGATTCACATACAGCCAGTCTCGGAGCATTGCCAGTGAATCGCAAACCCCCGATGTCTTCGATAGTCCCAGCAGAGCTCCAGAGGATGACTTGGATCCACTGTTGGCCGAGCCGCGTGCAGTTTCTAGCCCTCAAGCCGATGCCTTTGCGCCCGATGaatccgacgacgaagataACACTCAACCTGCGATCAAAAGCGTCCATGAGTTACGGCGGGCAGGGGCAAATAATAGATTCGCGGATGAGATGGACGATTTAATAGCTAGAATTGGGGCCCCTGGGCCGAGCAGTTCTACCATGAGAAGGAATGCACTCTGTGAATTGGTACAAAAGCTTCAGCGGAAGGAGTTTCTGAGGCAATTTCGAGACCACGCGTCTCGCGATATGGTTGCTCGAGATATTGGCAAAGAAGAGGACATTATTTGTGGTTTTGCTCTCGTATCCGCCTTGCTTTCGTTTCTAACGTCTGGCCCGGCCCCGAACCTGCTGCGTCAATTGGCACACGACGGTGTTGGTAGGCTGCTgtcccttcttctccgccgTGACGAGGACATTGCTTTGGTTGCCTCCCAAAAGAAGATGAACCTGTCGAGAACGTCAAGGTCTTCGGTGGAAGGAGTGAAAGCCATTCTGCGGGGCCTACCAATGTGGCATGGTTATCAGCCTGTCGACGTCTCCCCACGAACGGCCGCTCTTCAATTGATGGCCCTGCTCAGCCGATGTGCAGATGCCGCGTTGCTGGATCAAATTCTGTCCGACTCACAGCGAGACATAATCTCTGTTGCATCTTGGGCCAGCGACCAGGGCTCCTTCACTGAGGTGGACTATGCCCTGACTGTTTTCATGCTCGAAACGCTGTCTAGCGCCGGGGTCGCCTCAAGGCTGAATTCGGACGGTGGTCATCCGAGGAGGATTGCCAGACTTCTTTCGGCGGCACTCCAACGATGGCCCAGTGGACGGTCGGAGCTGGACTCGGCAATCCTCAAACTGGCTATCAACACTACCAATACGGAGAGCGAGGCGGCTGCGTTCGATGACTCGCAGCTGTCTACGGGACTGGCAAATCGCGTGTGTCATCTTTTTGCCAATGTCCATGGGGCAATCGCCGCGGGGAAGCTGAATGGTGAGACGTATGACGAGCTCTTGCTCATGCTGGGTGTTATGATAAACATTATGGAACACTGCACCCCGGCCAGGCGGGCAGTAAATGAAGACACGATGCATAATCTAATGAAGCTGTGGCAGGATAATCAGGAGACTGTTGGCGAG GCGGACTCGGTAGATAAGTCCAAACTGAGCGTCGCCGTTGGATACTTGTCTGTGCTACTTGGGTATATGTGCCTCGCAGGCCAGGCGCGTGAGCAGCTGGAGCAACTTGTTGGAGCCAGAGCACTACCAGACCTGCGGGCTGCGATCCAACAATTCGCCGGGATGTACAGGGCGGTGGATAACAAAGCTCACACCATGGATATTCTAGTGCAGGAACTCCGGCGAATGCCTTGA